The Chitinivibrionales bacterium nucleotide sequence CACCGGCCTCGGCCTGATAACCGGACTCGGGCTCGACTGCGCCTCGTCGTGGGAAAAACTCGTGGCGGGACACAACCCGGTCAGGCGGTTTTCCCTGTTCGATCCCAGGGACCTCGGCTGTTTTTTCGGCGTGGAACTTCCGCCGGAGGCCGACGCCCTTTTCTCTGCCTGCATCAAGCCGCGCAGCCGGTCCCAGATGACGCGCGCCACCATGATCGCGGCGGTGTGCGCGGACATGGCCGCGGCCGACGCGAACCTCGACGAGGTTGACAAAACGCGCATAGGCGTGGTGACGGGCGCCACCGGCACGGGGTATTGGTGGGACAAACAGGGCAAAGACGAGCACCGCATATTAAAGAACATGGCAAACGCCTCGGCGTCGTGGATAAGCCTGCGGCGCAAGTATCACGGGCCGTCGTATTCGGTGAGCACCGCATGCGCATCGGGCGCGTACGCGCTCGCGGGCGCCTGTGACCTCATCGCCACCGGCCAGTGCGACGCGGTGGTCGCCGGCGCAGCGGATTCTTCGATCAACTACGCGGACGTGGAGGGGTTCCTGAGCATCATGGCGCTTTCCGAGGAAAAAGAGGACTTTACGCATGCGTGCAGGCCGTTTGACATCGCGCGCAGCGGGTTTGTGATGGGCGAGGGCGGCGGCATGCTCGTGGCGGAGTCGCTTGAACATGCGCGGAAGCGCGGCGCGAAAATTTATGCGCGGCTCCACAGGCCCGGGCTTTCCAGCGAGGCGTACAACATGCTTTCCCCGCAGCCATCGGGAACGGGCATGGCGGGGGCGATGGAGCGCGCGCTCGCCAATGCGGCAATGAAGCCTTCGGCCGTCGATTATATAAACGCGCACGGCACGTCAACAGGGTACAACGATTTGTACGAAACGCTGGCGATCAAGGCGGTGTTCGGCGAACATGCGCGCGCCGTTCCAGTTTCGAGCACGAAGCCGCAGACCGGCCACTGCCTGGGAGGCGCGGCCGGCGTCGAGGCGGTGATCAGCGTTCTTGCGCTTGTCAATGGCACCGTTCCGGCGACCGTCAACCTGAAAACGCCCGACCCGCAGTGCGACCTCGACTACGTGCCGGGCCAAAGCAGGAAGCAAACAATCAAGACCGTGATGTCGAATTCGTTCGCCTTCGGCGGCCATAACGGCGTCTGCATTTTCGAAAAACCATGACACGATCTGTTTATATAGCCGGGACCGGATCGTTCCTTCCGGGGGACCCCATCCCGTTCGGCGCCATCGACGCGGCGCTCGGGCCGCTTCCGGGCGCGCCCGCGGCGGTGCGGAAGTGGTATGCGTCAAGCGGCGCCGTGATGCGGGAGCTCCTCGACGTCAAGTACGTGCATTACGCCCTCGACCC carries:
- a CDS encoding beta-ketoacyl-[acyl-carrier-protein] synthase family protein; the protein is MADQHIVITGLGLITGLGLDCASSWEKLVAGHNPVRRFSLFDPRDLGCFFGVELPPEADALFSACIKPRSRSQMTRATMIAAVCADMAAADANLDEVDKTRIGVVTGATGTGYWWDKQGKDEHRILKNMANASASWISLRRKYHGPSYSVSTACASGAYALAGACDLIATGQCDAVVAGAADSSINYADVEGFLSIMALSEEKEDFTHACRPFDIARSGFVMGEGGGMLVAESLEHARKRGAKIYARLHRPGLSSEAYNMLSPQPSGTGMAGAMERALANAAMKPSAVDYINAHGTSTGYNDLYETLAIKAVFGEHARAVPVSSTKPQTGHCLGGAAGVEAVISVLALVNGTVPATVNLKTPDPQCDLDYVPGQSRKQTIKTVMSNSFAFGGHNGVCIFEKP